One genomic region from Mycobacterium basiliense encodes:
- a CDS encoding AAA family ATPase: MTFNDPEDVIRRFDTQDYLLDIGTASAIYLAISLGRPLLLEGEPGVGKTTAAKTLATVLDTPLVRLQCYEGLTANEALYDWNYQRQLLSIRLAEARGTGVSDISVGDLYAETYLVERPILQCVRHRGPVPPVLLIDEIDRADDEFEALLLEFLGESAVTVPELGTFVAERPPIAVLTSNRSRDLHDALRRRCLYHWIDYPEPDRAAAIVRRTVAGATAPLIEHATQFIGNTRELDLDKPPGVAETIDWVAALVSLGVADLVSPTALGSLGALAKTPDDRTLIREAFVEYGRT, translated from the coding sequence ATGACCTTCAACGACCCCGAGGACGTGATCCGGCGGTTTGACACGCAGGACTACCTGCTCGATATCGGAACGGCGTCCGCGATCTACCTGGCGATAAGCCTTGGCAGGCCGCTGTTGTTGGAAGGTGAGCCCGGAGTCGGCAAGACGACCGCTGCGAAAACCCTTGCAACCGTTCTAGATACCCCGCTGGTCCGGCTACAGTGCTATGAAGGTCTGACCGCTAACGAGGCGCTCTACGACTGGAACTATCAACGTCAGTTGCTGTCCATCCGGCTCGCCGAAGCGCGCGGAACCGGTGTCTCGGATATCTCGGTGGGCGACCTGTACGCCGAGACATATCTGGTGGAGCGTCCCATTCTGCAATGCGTGCGTCATCGTGGGCCGGTCCCTCCGGTGCTGTTGATCGATGAAATCGACCGTGCTGATGACGAATTCGAGGCACTGCTGCTGGAGTTCCTTGGTGAATCCGCAGTTACCGTTCCGGAGCTGGGTACCTTCGTCGCAGAGCGGCCGCCGATTGCCGTTCTGACCTCAAATCGCAGCCGAGACCTGCACGACGCACTGCGGCGACGCTGCCTGTATCACTGGATCGACTACCCCGAGCCAGACCGGGCGGCCGCGATTGTCCGTCGAACGGTGGCAGGCGCGACCGCCCCGTTGATCGAGCACGCCACCCAATTCATCGGCAACACACGCGAACTGGATTTGGACAAGCCGCCCGGGGTAGCGGAAACCATCGACTGGGTTGCCGCGCTGGTGTCGCTGGGCGTCGCGGATCTGGTGAGTCCAACCGCGCTGGGCAGCCTGGGTGCGCTGGCCAAGACGCCCGACGACCGTACTCTGATTCGCGAGGCATTTGTCGAGTACGGCCGGACATGA
- a CDS encoding SRPBCC family protein → MKLANQFTVSAPIDRAWDVLCDLEQVIPLMPGAQLTGHEGDDYLGKVKVKVGPVTSEFSGKVHFVERDSAQHRAIIDAKGKESRGTGNAAATVTAQLQEAGQSTRVTVDTDLKIVGKLAQFGSGMLQQVSEKLLSQFVDSLEAKLAANGPTSQRSPEDQEGPPDAAAAAAAAEPAPIDLLELAGADRLKKYAPVAVATLAVLVLIWVLRRRR, encoded by the coding sequence ATGAAGCTCGCCAACCAGTTCACCGTCAGCGCGCCGATCGATCGGGCCTGGGACGTGCTGTGCGATCTGGAGCAGGTGATTCCGTTGATGCCGGGCGCACAGCTGACCGGTCACGAAGGCGATGACTACCTCGGCAAGGTCAAGGTCAAGGTCGGTCCGGTCACCAGCGAATTCAGTGGCAAGGTGCATTTCGTCGAACGGGACTCGGCGCAGCACCGGGCGATCATCGACGCCAAAGGCAAAGAATCGCGTGGTACCGGCAACGCGGCCGCCACCGTCACCGCCCAGTTGCAGGAGGCGGGGCAAAGCACGCGCGTCACCGTCGACACGGACCTGAAGATCGTCGGCAAGCTGGCCCAGTTCGGCAGCGGAATGCTGCAGCAAGTGTCGGAGAAGTTGCTCAGCCAGTTTGTGGACTCGCTGGAGGCCAAACTCGCCGCCAACGGACCGACAAGCCAACGGAGCCCAGAAGACCAGGAAGGTCCGCCCGATGCGGCCGCCGCGGCAGCGGCCGCCGAACCCGCGCCGATCGACCTGCTTGAGCTCGCCGGGGCCGATCGACTCAAAAAGTACGCTCCGGTGGCGGTGGCCACGCTGGCCGTGCTGGTGCTGATCTGGGTGCTGCGCCGGCGGCGCTGA
- a CDS encoding vWA domain-containing protein translates to MAGPALLRGVDLAAFAAAMVARLRDAGVAVSAGGQASFVQALRHMVPHTVSALYWAARLTLVNRMEELVAFDAVFGEVFGGIGIDATQRSSGSPLLPGPRTPAAGIVHGTASRSGAAADTLPWATRTATEQDGAPPGAVRLPDFLPSRIAALADEPFDQFDPDDLRQLGSWLETSVQRWPRRRSLRFESSRHGKRIDLRATMTASRSTGWESLRLARTRPRRRPRRIVLVCDVSRSMQPYAAIYLHLMRAAALRRGGLRPEVFAFSTSLTRLTSVLSHRSAEVALQRANARVVDRYGGTFIGRSVAALLAAPHGNALRGAVVIIASDGWDSDPPEVLYHALARVRRRAELLVWLNPRAAQEEFQPLAGSMAAALPQCDLFLPAHSLAGLHQLFLALGAHQQRTSSAPAAHQQPSDRPLPDT, encoded by the coding sequence ATGGCCGGCCCAGCGCTGTTACGGGGTGTCGATTTGGCGGCCTTCGCGGCCGCGATGGTGGCGCGGCTACGCGACGCCGGAGTGGCGGTGTCGGCCGGTGGCCAGGCGAGCTTTGTCCAGGCGCTACGACACATGGTGCCGCACACCGTGTCGGCGCTGTACTGGGCGGCGCGGTTGACCCTGGTCAACCGGATGGAAGAGCTGGTGGCCTTCGACGCGGTGTTCGGCGAGGTGTTCGGCGGTATCGGCATTGACGCGACGCAGCGATCCTCTGGATCGCCGCTGCTGCCCGGCCCGCGTACGCCGGCGGCCGGGATCGTGCACGGCACCGCCAGCCGATCCGGTGCCGCCGCGGATACGTTGCCGTGGGCCACCCGCACCGCCACCGAGCAGGACGGCGCGCCACCCGGGGCAGTCCGGCTGCCGGACTTCCTGCCCAGCCGCATCGCCGCGCTCGCCGACGAGCCGTTTGACCAGTTCGATCCCGACGACCTACGGCAGCTGGGTTCGTGGTTGGAAACGTCGGTGCAGCGCTGGCCCCGTCGACGCAGCCTCCGGTTCGAATCCAGTCGCCACGGCAAGCGCATCGACTTGCGGGCGACTATGACTGCCTCGCGGTCCACCGGCTGGGAATCGCTGCGGTTGGCGCGCACCCGGCCGCGGCGCCGACCCCGGCGGATCGTGTTGGTTTGCGACGTGAGCCGGTCAATGCAGCCCTACGCCGCGATCTATCTGCACTTGATGCGTGCGGCGGCCCTGCGCCGAGGTGGGCTGCGGCCCGAGGTATTTGCGTTTTCGACGTCGTTGACCCGGCTCACGTCGGTGCTCTCGCACCGCAGCGCCGAGGTGGCGCTACAACGAGCCAACGCGAGGGTGGTTGACCGCTACGGCGGCACGTTCATCGGCCGCAGTGTCGCGGCCCTGCTCGCGGCACCGCACGGCAACGCGCTGCGTGGTGCCGTGGTGATCATCGCCTCCGATGGCTGGGACAGCGATCCACCCGAGGTGCTCTATCACGCGCTGGCCCGGGTGCGGCGTAGAGCCGAGTTGCTGGTCTGGCTCAATCCGCGTGCCGCGCAGGAGGAATTCCAGCCGTTGGCCGGTTCCATGGCGGCCGCGTTGCCGCAGTGCGATCTGTTCCTGCCGGCGCACTCACTGGCCGGCCTACACCAACTATTTCTGGCGTTGGGGGCGCACCAGCAGCGCACCAGCAGCGCACCAGCAGCGCATCAGCAGCCAAGTGATCGCCCGCTCCCCGACACATAA
- the eutC gene encoding ethanolamine ammonia-lyase subunit EutC — MNTPDARPTDDVWALLRDVTKARIGLGRAGNSLPTQRVLEFQAAHAAARDAVHDPLDVDGLTVEIRKLGIGAPLVVRSKAASRGEYLRRPDLGRTPADLSVLPNTGADIGIVLADGLSPRALTEHAAGLVAALVRQFEDRYRLATPVIATQARVALGDHIGQALGVRTLLVIIGERPGLSVADSLGIYLTHRPVPGLTDADRNCISNIHPPDGLDYEAAAATAAALVAGARKLGRSGVALKDTSRNELGAGEVPGSD; from the coding sequence ATGAATACCCCGGACGCGCGGCCCACAGACGACGTGTGGGCACTGTTACGAGACGTCACCAAAGCACGGATCGGGCTTGGCCGGGCCGGTAATTCGCTGCCGACCCAGCGAGTCCTGGAGTTCCAGGCCGCGCACGCGGCCGCCCGCGACGCCGTACATGATCCCCTCGATGTCGATGGCCTCACCGTGGAGATCCGCAAGCTCGGCATCGGTGCCCCACTGGTGGTGCGCAGCAAAGCCGCCTCACGGGGCGAGTACCTGCGCCGACCCGACCTCGGCCGCACCCCGGCAGACCTCTCTGTGCTGCCGAACACCGGCGCCGACATCGGCATCGTGCTCGCCGACGGGCTATCGCCGCGCGCACTGACCGAGCACGCCGCCGGCCTGGTCGCCGCCCTGGTTCGTCAGTTCGAGGATCGCTATCGCCTCGCAACGCCGGTGATCGCGACCCAAGCCCGCGTTGCCCTCGGCGACCACATCGGTCAGGCATTGGGGGTACGCACGCTGCTGGTCATCATCGGAGAACGCCCCGGACTATCGGTGGCCGACAGCCTGGGCATCTACCTGACCCACCGGCCGGTACCGGGGCTGACCGACGCGGATCGCAACTGCATCTCCAATATCCACCCTCCCGACGGTCTTGACTACGAGGCCGCCGCCGCCACTGCCGCGGCCCTCGTCGCCGGGGCCCGCAAGCTTGGCCGCTCAGGTGTGGCCCTCAAGGACACCTCGCGTAACGAACTCGGCGCCGGCGAGGTACCCGGCAGCGACTGA